One window from the genome of Streptomyces sp. NBC_01476 encodes:
- a CDS encoding amino acid ABC transporter ATP-binding protein produces MSTPPLAPAAAAAVQVHGAHKWYGSHRVLNGVDLTVQPGQVAVILGPSGSGKSTLLRAINHLEKLDIGHVSVNGELIGVRRHGDRLKELSERAILAQRSGIGFVFQSFNLFPHLTAVDNVAAAPVATGRATKEKARALALELLDRVGLAGKADAYPRQLSGGQQQRVAIARALAQRPGVILFDEPTSALDPELVGEVLSAIKDLASSGTTLIVVTHEIGFAREVADLVVFLDGGEILEQGTPAEVLDNPRHQRTREFLSKVL; encoded by the coding sequence ATGAGCACTCCCCCTCTCGCCCCCGCCGCCGCTGCCGCGGTTCAGGTCCACGGCGCCCACAAGTGGTACGGCTCCCACCGAGTGCTCAACGGGGTGGACCTGACCGTCCAGCCCGGACAGGTCGCGGTGATCCTCGGCCCGTCCGGCTCCGGGAAGTCCACCCTGCTGCGGGCGATCAACCACCTGGAGAAGCTCGACATCGGTCACGTCAGCGTCAATGGCGAACTCATCGGCGTACGCCGGCACGGCGACCGGCTCAAGGAGCTGAGCGAGCGGGCGATCCTCGCCCAGCGCAGCGGAATCGGCTTCGTCTTCCAGAGCTTCAACCTCTTCCCGCACCTGACCGCCGTCGACAACGTGGCCGCCGCACCGGTGGCGACCGGCCGCGCGACCAAGGAGAAGGCCCGGGCGCTGGCGCTCGAACTGCTCGACCGGGTGGGCCTGGCCGGCAAGGCCGACGCCTACCCGCGCCAGCTCTCCGGCGGCCAGCAGCAGCGGGTGGCGATCGCCCGGGCACTGGCCCAGCGGCCGGGCGTGATCCTCTTCGACGAGCCGACCTCGGCACTGGACCCGGAACTCGTCGGCGAGGTGCTCTCCGCCATCAAGGACCTGGCCAGCAGCGGGACCACGCTCATCGTGGTCACCCATGAGATCGGCTTCGCCCGCGAGGTCGCCGACCTGGTCGTCTTCCTCGACGGCGGAGAGATCCTCGAACAGGGCACCCCGGCCGAGGTGCTGGACAACCCCCGGCACCAGCGCACCCGGGAGTTCCTCAGCAAGGTCCTGTGA
- a CDS encoding transporter substrate-binding domain-containing protein yields MSSAGSRRIRVITAGFALLTLAGGLTACGSDSTDDAGSGKGTAPAAAGSTTVTVGALSNGAATPVDLTVPEVAAIRAELPPAVVKEGTLTIGLGLLPSGSPPLGFVGSDQKTLTGSEPDLGRLVAAVFGLKPVLNNATWDNLFVGIDSGKNQLGFSNITDTEQRKTKYDFACYRQDNLGFEVSKSSTWNFDGTAASLAGKTVAVGAGTNQEKILQAWQATLKGEGKKLTIKYFPDNNSTYLALNSGKIDAYFTPNPAVAYHVRLTEKTPNATRSGGKYSGAGATLQGLICATTKKDDGLVKPTADAINYLIKNGDYAKLLAAWNLSDEAVATSQVNPPGLPLDNA; encoded by the coding sequence ATGTCCAGCGCAGGTTCCAGACGTATCCGTGTCATCACCGCCGGCTTCGCCCTGCTCACTCTGGCCGGCGGCCTGACCGCCTGCGGGAGCGACAGCACCGACGACGCCGGCAGCGGCAAGGGCACCGCCCCCGCCGCCGCGGGCAGCACCACGGTCACCGTCGGCGCGCTGTCGAACGGCGCGGCGACCCCGGTGGACCTCACCGTCCCCGAAGTGGCCGCGATCCGGGCCGAGTTGCCCCCCGCGGTCGTCAAGGAAGGCACCCTCACCATCGGACTCGGCCTGCTTCCCTCCGGCTCCCCGCCGCTGGGCTTCGTCGGATCCGACCAGAAGACCCTCACCGGCTCCGAACCCGACCTCGGCCGGCTGGTCGCGGCGGTCTTCGGCCTCAAGCCGGTGCTCAACAACGCCACCTGGGACAACCTCTTCGTCGGCATCGACAGCGGCAAGAACCAGCTCGGTTTCTCCAACATCACCGACACCGAACAGCGCAAGACCAAGTACGACTTCGCCTGCTACCGGCAGGACAACCTCGGCTTCGAGGTCAGCAAGAGCAGTACCTGGAACTTCGACGGCACCGCCGCGAGCCTCGCCGGGAAGACCGTGGCGGTGGGGGCGGGCACCAACCAGGAGAAGATCCTGCAGGCGTGGCAGGCCACGCTCAAGGGTGAGGGCAAGAAGCTCACCATCAAGTACTTCCCCGACAACAACTCGACCTACCTGGCGCTCAACTCCGGGAAGATCGACGCCTACTTCACCCCCAACCCGGCGGTCGCGTACCACGTCCGGCTGACCGAGAAGACCCCCAACGCGACCCGGAGCGGCGGCAAGTACTCCGGCGCCGGCGCCACCTTGCAGGGTCTGATCTGCGCCACCACCAAGAAGGACGACGGACTGGTCAAGCCCACCGCCGACGCCATCAACTACCTGATCAAGAACGGCGACTACGCCAAACTGCTGGCCGCCTGGAACCTCAGCGACGAGGCGGTGGCCACCTCCCAGGTGAACCCGCCCGGCCTGCCGCTGGACAACGCGTAA
- a CDS encoding FAD-dependent oxidoreductase yields the protein MGGGVMGSATAWQLASRGYAVTLLERSSAGHTEGSSHGTSRIFRLAYPDPFYVSLAARALPLWRQAEQESGRAVLTLTGAVDHGPVAAIEALHAQLERAGHVSGVLSPDQAGERWPGLRFDTSVLFHAAAGRVHADHAVLAFQEAAAAKGAVIRHRVRVAKLLRTGADRVEVVTTGDEVLTADAAVVAVGGWAPGLAAATVAGLPPLRVTQEQPLHFPAADATDWPSFIHHGGAGLTARSGRYGLAAEAGVYGLGSVDGVKVGFHGVGPVVDPDHRDRTTDLAAQAQVQEYAEHWLPGADASAPVATTCLYTITPDHDFVVDRDGPVTVLAGFSGHGFKFAPAIGELAADLVAGRAGARRFALGRTFGGAAR from the coding sequence GTGGGTGGCGGAGTCATGGGCTCCGCCACCGCCTGGCAGCTCGCATCCCGCGGTTACGCGGTCACCTTGCTGGAGCGTTCCTCCGCGGGACACACCGAGGGGAGTTCGCACGGCACGTCGCGGATCTTCCGCCTCGCCTATCCCGACCCCTTCTATGTCTCCCTCGCCGCCAGGGCGCTGCCGCTGTGGCGGCAGGCGGAGCAGGAGTCGGGCCGCGCGGTGCTCACCCTCACCGGCGCGGTCGACCACGGCCCGGTGGCCGCGATCGAGGCGCTGCACGCCCAACTGGAGCGCGCCGGACACGTCAGCGGTGTGCTGAGCCCGGACCAGGCCGGCGAACGCTGGCCCGGTCTGCGGTTCGACACCAGCGTGCTGTTCCACGCCGCCGCGGGGCGGGTGCACGCCGATCACGCGGTCCTCGCCTTCCAGGAGGCCGCCGCCGCGAAAGGTGCGGTGATCCGGCACCGGGTACGGGTCGCGAAACTCCTCAGGACCGGTGCCGACCGGGTCGAGGTGGTCACCACCGGAGACGAGGTGCTGACCGCGGACGCGGCCGTCGTGGCGGTCGGCGGCTGGGCCCCGGGACTGGCCGCCGCCACCGTCGCCGGACTGCCGCCGCTGCGGGTCACCCAGGAACAGCCGCTCCACTTCCCGGCCGCCGACGCGACTGACTGGCCCAGCTTCATCCACCACGGCGGCGCGGGGCTGACCGCCCGTTCCGGGCGCTACGGGCTCGCCGCCGAGGCGGGCGTGTACGGCCTGGGCAGCGTCGACGGCGTCAAGGTGGGCTTCCACGGGGTGGGACCGGTCGTCGACCCCGACCACCGGGACCGCACCACCGACCTGGCCGCGCAAGCCCAGGTGCAGGAGTACGCCGAGCACTGGCTCCCCGGCGCCGACGCCTCCGCACCCGTCGCCACCACCTGCCTGTACACGATCACCCCCGACCACGACTTCGTGGTCGACCGCGACGGCCCGGTCACCGTCCTGGCGGGCTTCTCCGGACACGGCTTCAAGTTCGCGCCGGCCATCGGCGAACTCGCCGCCGACCTGGTGGCCGGCCGCGCCGGCGCCCGGCGGTTCGCGCTGGGCCGGACGTTCGGAGGTGCCGCCCGATGA
- a CDS encoding LLM class flavin-dependent oxidoreductase, whose product MTAGARPPTAFHWFLPTGGDGRRLGGSVHGVGIGATGGDAGRIAGERPATLAYLSQLAEAADDLGYEGVLTPTGAHCEDAWIVTAALIARTRRLKFMVAFRPGLVEPALAAQTAATFQRLSQGRLLLNVVAGGSDTEQRGYGDRLGHDERYARAEEFLDVVRAAWTGESFDHKGEHYHLEGALLRRPPEPPPRIYFGGSSGPAITLAARHADTYLTWGEPAPLVAEKIARVRERAAAQGRTPRFGLRVHVLSRDTSAQAWQAADALIAGLDDGEIAAGQQRLRALDSEGQRRMLALHGGSRDKLLVAPNLWAGIGLVRGGAGTALVGSHQEVAERVDEYRAAGIDEFVLSGYPHLEEAYTFAECVRPLL is encoded by the coding sequence ATGACCGCCGGCGCCCGCCCGCCCACGGCCTTCCACTGGTTCCTGCCGACCGGCGGCGACGGCCGCCGGCTGGGCGGCTCCGTGCACGGCGTCGGCATCGGCGCGACCGGGGGAGACGCGGGCCGGATCGCCGGCGAACGCCCCGCCACCCTCGCGTACCTCTCCCAGCTCGCCGAGGCCGCGGACGACCTCGGCTACGAAGGCGTGCTGACCCCCACCGGCGCGCACTGCGAGGACGCCTGGATCGTCACCGCCGCGCTCATCGCCCGCACCAGGCGGCTGAAGTTCATGGTCGCGTTCCGTCCCGGCCTGGTCGAACCCGCCCTCGCCGCGCAGACCGCGGCCACCTTCCAACGCCTCTCGCAGGGAAGGCTGCTGCTCAACGTGGTGGCCGGCGGCAGCGACACCGAACAGCGCGGCTACGGCGACCGGCTGGGCCACGACGAGCGGTACGCCCGGGCCGAGGAGTTCCTCGACGTGGTGCGGGCCGCCTGGACCGGCGAATCCTTCGACCACAAGGGCGAGCACTACCACCTGGAGGGCGCGCTGCTGCGCCGTCCGCCGGAGCCGCCGCCGCGGATCTACTTCGGCGGCTCCTCCGGCCCGGCGATCACCCTCGCCGCCCGGCACGCCGACACCTACCTCACCTGGGGCGAGCCCGCCCCGCTGGTCGCCGAGAAGATCGCCCGGGTACGGGAGCGGGCCGCCGCGCAGGGCCGCACACCCCGGTTCGGGCTGCGCGTCCACGTCCTGTCCCGGGACACCTCCGCCCAGGCGTGGCAGGCCGCCGACGCACTGATCGCGGGGCTGGACGACGGCGAGATCGCGGCCGGCCAGCAGCGGCTGCGCGCCCTGGACTCCGAGGGCCAGCGCCGGATGCTGGCCCTGCACGGCGGATCGCGGGACAAGCTGCTCGTCGCGCCCAACCTCTGGGCCGGCATCGGCCTGGTCCGCGGCGGCGCGGGTACCGCCCTGGTCGGCAGCCACCAGGAGGTCGCCGAACGCGTCGACGAGTACCGCGCGGCGGGTATCGACGAGTTCGTGCTGTCCGGCTACCCGCACCTGGAGGAGGCGTACACCTTCGCGGAGTGCGTCCGCCCGCTGCTCTGA
- a CDS encoding phytoene desaturase family protein — protein sequence MADAVVIGAGPNGLVAANVLADAGWSVEVLEEQAEPGGAVRSDRGVHPEFVSDLFSSFYPLAAASPALSALRLEAEGLRWSRAPRVLAHPLPDGRCAVLDQDVARTAAGLETFARGDGAAWRELCGLWDEVGEDLLGCLFAPFPPVRAGVRLAARVRAAGGLRLARTMLLPVRRMGEEYFRGEGGRLLLAGNALHADLSPESAISGGFGWLMSMLGQTHGFPVPVGGASALTGALVRRLERRGGVVRCGERVTEVVVRGGRALGVRTATGDAVRARRAVLADVSAPALFTRLVAAEHLPARLLKELHRTFQWDFSTFKIDWALDGPVPWTAGEAATAGTVHLADSVDDLTRFAAQIATEHVPDRPFALFGQMTTADADRSPRGTESAWAYTHVPRHTKGDAGDDGLTGTWDRREQEAMADRVEARVERYAPGFRELIRGRRILAPPTLQSLDANLHGGAINGGTTALHQQLVFRPTPGAGRPETPVRGLYLASSSAHPGGGVHGAPGANAARAALCGPAARRVISSVQRALGR from the coding sequence ATGGCGGACGCCGTGGTCATCGGAGCGGGGCCGAACGGTCTGGTCGCCGCGAACGTCCTGGCCGACGCCGGGTGGAGCGTCGAGGTGCTGGAGGAGCAGGCGGAGCCGGGCGGCGCGGTGCGCAGTGACCGCGGGGTCCACCCGGAGTTCGTCAGCGACCTGTTCAGCTCCTTCTATCCGCTCGCGGCGGCGTCCCCCGCGCTGAGCGCTCTGCGGCTGGAGGCCGAGGGTCTGCGCTGGAGCCGGGCCCCGCGGGTCCTGGCGCACCCGCTGCCCGACGGCCGCTGCGCCGTGCTGGATCAGGACGTGGCGAGGACGGCGGCGGGCCTGGAGACCTTCGCGCGCGGTGACGGCGCGGCCTGGCGGGAACTGTGCGGACTGTGGGACGAGGTCGGCGAGGACCTGCTGGGCTGTCTGTTCGCGCCCTTTCCCCCGGTCCGCGCCGGGGTGCGGCTGGCGGCCAGGGTGCGGGCGGCGGGCGGTCTGCGGCTGGCCCGCACCATGCTGCTGCCGGTACGCCGCATGGGCGAGGAGTACTTCCGCGGGGAGGGCGGCCGGCTGCTGCTTGCCGGTAACGCGCTGCACGCCGACCTGTCGCCGGAGTCGGCGATCAGCGGCGGCTTCGGCTGGCTGATGAGCATGCTGGGCCAGACGCACGGTTTCCCGGTCCCGGTCGGCGGGGCCTCGGCTCTCACCGGCGCACTGGTGCGGCGGCTGGAGCGGCGCGGCGGTGTCGTGCGGTGCGGCGAGCGGGTGACGGAGGTGGTGGTACGCGGCGGCCGGGCGCTGGGTGTCCGCACCGCGACGGGCGACGCGGTACGGGCCAGGCGGGCCGTCCTCGCCGATGTCTCCGCGCCCGCGCTCTTCACCCGGCTGGTGGCGGCCGAGCACCTGCCGGCGCGGCTCCTGAAGGAACTGCACCGGACCTTCCAGTGGGACTTCTCCACCTTCAAGATCGACTGGGCGCTGGACGGACCGGTGCCGTGGACCGCGGGGGAGGCCGCGACGGCGGGCACCGTGCACCTGGCGGACAGCGTGGACGATCTCACCCGGTTCGCGGCGCAGATCGCCACCGAGCACGTACCGGACCGGCCGTTCGCGCTCTTCGGGCAGATGACCACCGCGGATGCCGACCGCTCCCCCCGAGGCACCGAGTCGGCGTGGGCGTACACGCACGTGCCGCGGCACACCAAGGGCGACGCCGGCGACGACGGCCTCACCGGAACCTGGGACCGCCGCGAACAGGAGGCCATGGCGGACCGGGTCGAGGCGCGGGTCGAGCGGTACGCGCCGGGCTTCCGCGAGCTCATCCGCGGGCGGCGCATCCTGGCCCCGCCGACGCTGCAGTCCCTCGACGCCAATCTGCACGGCGGGGCGATCAACGGCGGCACCACCGCTCTGCACCAGCAGCTGGTCTTCCGGCCCACGCCGGGCGCGGGCCGGCCAGAGACCCCCGTCCGGGGCCTGTACCTCGCCTCCTCCAGCGCCCATCCGGGCGGCGGCGTACACGGCGCGCCCGGTGCCAACGCCGCCCGTGCCGCACTGTGCGGGCCCGCCGCCCGTCGGGTGATCAGCTCCGTGCAGCGCGCCCTCGGCCGCTGA
- a CDS encoding SRPBCC family protein → MAVRHQLIERSPEQVWEVLADRDQYNNWVVGVADSEPGRGDWPDVGSDLTYKVVLGPWTGTGRTVVRRALAPHILELEADSGPLGTARIAVEVRPWGTKDSIAILDEHPLRGAAGSLHNAAIDAFLQVRHRSMLNRLAEVVERSTARTPG, encoded by the coding sequence ATGGCGGTACGGCATCAGTTGATCGAGCGGTCCCCCGAGCAGGTGTGGGAGGTGCTCGCCGACCGGGACCAGTACAACAACTGGGTGGTCGGGGTCGCGGACTCCGAGCCCGGCCGCGGGGACTGGCCCGACGTGGGGTCCGACCTCACCTACAAGGTGGTGCTCGGGCCGTGGACCGGCACCGGACGCACCGTCGTCCGCCGTGCGCTGGCCCCGCACATCCTGGAACTGGAGGCGGACAGCGGTCCGCTCGGCACCGCCAGGATCGCCGTCGAGGTGCGTCCATGGGGGACAAAGGACAGCATCGCCATCCTCGACGAACACCCGCTGCGCGGCGCCGCCGGGTCGCTGCACAACGCCGCGATCGATGCGTTCCTGCAGGTCAGGCACCGGAGCATGCTCAACCGCCTGGCCGAGGTGGTGGAGCGGTCCACCGCACGGACCCCCGGCTAG
- a CDS encoding glycosyltransferase, producing the protein MSLDAIAVVIPARNEERLLPAALNAVAIAALHPGLEAVRVLTVVVADSCRDRTAEVAARAGAEVVRTEGRNPGAARAAGVAYALEVLGTRGTWIASTDADSIVPAHWLGYHGARALEGWEAVVGTVELPPSELADRHALQYEAGRPAAAPWRHPHVHGANLGLTAGAYRHAGGFPPLDVGEDRALVGALHRLGHRVLRTDACPVLTSDRLRARARGGFARNLAALAGGLGEVSARPAEEKA; encoded by the coding sequence ATGAGCCTCGACGCCATCGCGGTCGTGATCCCGGCCCGCAACGAGGAGCGGCTGCTGCCGGCCGCCCTGAACGCCGTCGCCATCGCGGCCCTGCACCCGGGTCTGGAGGCCGTGCGGGTCCTGACGGTGGTGGTCGCCGACTCCTGCCGCGACCGTACCGCCGAGGTCGCGGCCCGGGCGGGTGCCGAGGTCGTACGCACCGAGGGCCGCAACCCGGGGGCTGCCCGGGCGGCCGGTGTCGCGTACGCGCTGGAGGTGCTGGGCACCCGGGGGACATGGATCGCCTCCACCGACGCGGACAGCATCGTCCCGGCGCACTGGCTCGGCTACCACGGCGCGCGGGCGCTCGAAGGCTGGGAGGCGGTCGTCGGCACCGTGGAACTGCCGCCGTCCGAGCTCGCCGACCGCCACGCCCTGCAGTACGAGGCGGGCCGTCCGGCGGCGGCGCCCTGGCGGCATCCGCATGTGCACGGTGCCAACCTCGGGCTCACCGCGGGCGCCTACCGGCACGCGGGCGGCTTCCCGCCCCTCGATGTCGGTGAGGACCGGGCACTGGTCGGCGCGCTGCACCGGCTCGGCCACCGCGTGCTGCGGACGGACGCCTGCCCTGTCCTCACCTCGGACCGGCTGCGGGCCCGTGCCCGCGGCGGCTTCGCCAGGAATCTCGCGGCACTGGCGGGCGGGCTCGGCGAGGTGTCTGCCCGGCCGGCGGAGGAGAAGGCGTGA
- a CDS encoding SAM-dependent methyltransferase, with amino-acid sequence MYGQADDPWHLAERWYEQRKYDLTLAALPLPRYRRAFEPACSVGELTRRLAVRCDEVLAADRVASAVETTRRRTAALPQVTVARLTVPGEWPAGTFDLIVLSEVLYYFDDREFDLVLERSVAALEPGGTLATVHWNHPVREHLSTGDDIAARLAGVSGLALLADHREDDFVLQIHGRTDRDGRPPATPAVREGLV; translated from the coding sequence ATGTACGGGCAGGCCGACGATCCCTGGCATCTGGCCGAGCGCTGGTACGAGCAGCGCAAGTACGACCTGACACTGGCCGCCCTGCCGCTCCCCCGCTACCGGCGGGCGTTCGAGCCGGCCTGTTCTGTCGGCGAACTCACCCGGCGTCTCGCGGTGCGCTGCGACGAGGTGCTGGCCGCCGACCGGGTCGCCTCAGCCGTCGAGACCACCCGGCGGCGCACCGCCGCGTTGCCGCAGGTGACCGTGGCCCGGCTGACGGTGCCCGGCGAGTGGCCCGCGGGCACCTTCGACCTGATCGTGCTCTCCGAGGTCCTCTACTACTTCGACGACCGGGAGTTCGACCTCGTCCTGGAGCGGTCGGTGGCGGCCCTGGAGCCCGGCGGCACCCTGGCCACCGTGCACTGGAACCATCCGGTCCGCGAGCACCTGTCGACCGGCGACGACATCGCCGCACGGCTCGCCGGCGTGTCCGGGCTCGCCCTGCTGGCCGACCACCGGGAGGACGACTTCGTCCTCCAGATCCACGGACGCACCGACCGGGACGGCCGGCCGCCGGCGACCCCGGCCGTGCGGGAGGGACTGGTATGA